Within the Nitrosococcus wardiae genome, the region CCTGTTACACGAGCAATACCCGCTAAGGGCATATTCATCCAGTAACCGCTTGTCAATCACCGCTTTGGTCTCGTCGGAAATCCTTTGCTTTCTTGGGTTTTCCACAAACTGTCGACCACAGCGCTTGCTTGGGCTTTCCATTACCCAATCTGCCATTCTTGACCACTACAGGTAGAGGCATCAAGCGAGTAGAGCTTGTTCTTGAACCGGAAGCCATGGCGAGGGGCGCGCCCTTGGCATTGGATAAGGAGCTTTCCGGCCAACTGTTCGTACAGTGTGTAGGGCTGCTTCTCATTGACTCTAGCCAGAGAGGAGCGGCTGACGATTGCGGCACCCAGATGGTAGAGCTTGGCGGTCTGGGCGGATAGATTGCTGACGACATCGCGCAGACTGGAAAGGCCCGACAACTGTGCCAGCGTCATGGCAACGAACTGCGACCACCGGGTCATCTTGCGCAGTTTCCGGCCATCGTGGTGCCGGTTTGCCAGGGTCTCGAATTCATGTCTCGGGACCAGTTTGAGTCACTGAGAAAACACGGTATTATGATGAGCCAAGGCCTGAGCTCCTTCTTGTTTTTCAATGACTTTTGGCGACTTCATTGTATCAAAACAAGTCGGTTTTCAGGCCTTTTTCGTTGTGCCTTTATGGGACAGCAGTGATTTTAACCCATCAGGAGTGTCCATTTTTTTCAGGATACCTCAAACCGCCGTGTACGGTCCCGTACGCACGGTGGTGTGGGCGGACGATAGGGGCAACTCTCCCTCCGACCCGATAACTACCGACCGCTCGACGCCGCCTCTGTAACCTTTTACTGTTTCAGCCCGCTTTAAATACCACAGCGTGTATTGCCCGTTGGCTCATTCTTGAGACTCTGACCACACCTGCTGGGCGTAAATCCCTTGCAGCGTTTTATTTGAACTGAGAAACAATCCGGCATAAGTAGACTTCGGGCTATTGAATACTTAGATGTGCTCTAAAGTTAAAGCCCTCATGGACGAAATAAGAAAAAAACTATTATTGCATTGTTATGCCTCTTAGGAACATTTCCTAAGAGTGCGACCTATAGGTAATATTAGTATAACGACAGGAGTTTTTAGAGCTATGAAACGATTAAGATTTAAAAGCTTTTTGTTTAAAATTTTCTTCTTCTCTGTTGTTCTATTTGTATCCTCGGCATCAGCAGCAACGATAGAGTACTCCAATAATTTTGAATCGGGGTTTGGAGATATTGTATTTCACTATAAATGTCGAGATGAACAATATAAGAGGGTAACTAATATAAGCCGGGAAGGCAGTTATTCGTTGCGCACTTTCCAAAGAGGTGACGAGGGTTGTATCAAAGACGGTGATAAAATGCACAGAAGGCGAACACAAGTGACTTTAGGAGATGATCCTCGGTTTCGGTATTTGCGGGATACAACGTATTGGATTGGGTTTAGTGTTTACGTGCCTCACGATTACCCAATACACAGAAAGGATGGTATTTTTGTATATGGCTCAATTTATGGAAGTCAGCCAGGTGAGCCCGCGATATATTTAAGAAATGGCAAATGGCAGATTGACAACAGATGGTATGATGGGATCAGTATAAAGCGCAAGCGGATCTTCGAGGGGAAGGTCAATGTTGGCCAATGGACAGACTTTGTGCTTGAGTTAAGGCGCTCGCCGACAAAGGGCAATGGTGTTTTAAGAGGTTGGATAAATGGAAAACTAGTTGGCGAGACAGCTGGAGTGATAGTGGGCACAGACTATTCAACTCCACCGGCGGCTAAATTAGGAATTTATTTTGGGGGCGACCAGAACGACGACTATACGCTTTATTTTGACGCTGTAAAAATAGCCAAAGGTGCTGATGGCTATGCACTTGTTGCGCCAGGAAGTTCCAGCAGGAGGTTAGAACCGCCGGCTAATTTAGCAGTAATTAATACAATCCCTTAAATAAGGTAGTGAACTCTAACATATATATTGTTTTATCGAGCCGCTATAGCCGGCTCGACTCTTTAATATTGCTCTAAAAACGCGCGGAATCTATTGCTATCATATCTTTTGTCCGCAACAAGCACAGAGAGATTTCCGGGAATGCTGGAGTAGATTTTTTGAGCGAGCCTCACTTCCACCGGCGAAGCCGGCTCCGGGGGGGTTACCAAGACCAGTACTATCCATTTTGTACTTTTTCCTTTCTTGGCTTTTCCGACTCTTGTGCCTTTTTTAGAAGGGAGTAGTAGTCCAAGAATTTCTTCTACGAGTAGGTGAAATAAAGAGAGGCTAAGAGACTATACGTGGAGTTATAGTGGATAAGCAAAGAAGAAACTGGAACACTGAGCAAAAGCTGACGATTGTGCTGTTCGCTGAGCAACCAGCAGGGCCCCGCGAAGGTGCATCGTGAATACGAGGGGCGGATCTCGCTCAAAGGCTTTATGGGAGTAGCGGAACAGCTCTGCTGGCGGTTGCAAAATTTTCTTCATGGCGAGACTGATGTGGCAAGGGTTTTCCGGACACATAATCACGCTATTTTTCGGTATTGCTTTTCATAGCCCACTGGAGTCTGATAGCCAATCGCTGAATGGCGTCTTTGGCGGTTATAAAACACTTCAAGATATTCAAAAATCTCTTGCTGGGCTTCTGTTCGGGTCAGGTAACGCCGGTGATGGGTGAGTTCGGTTTTGAGGGTATTAAAAAAGCTGATAGTGCTCAAAAAGTAAAACGCCTCTCACGAATTTTCAGCCTAGGATAACGGCACCGGAGCATGATCGAGGCAGAGGTTGAGTAACCAGGAAGGAAGTTGGGGTTCTTAAAATCGGCGGTTAAAACGGTAACAAAACTCATTGAGATACGCTTGTAAATAAGCTTTGGAGACGCCATGGTCAGTCCCGAGGAGAAATCGCTTAAGGTTGGCGATAGCCACATGGACCCAAGGCAGCCACTGACTGGCCTGCTCGGGCGGGGTGACCCGTGGGCAGTGAATGTGGCAGTCCTGCAAGCTGCCAAGGGCCGGCAAGGCATCGGTAAAGACGGTGTGTTGTGGCCTCAACTGACGTTGGGCAAAATCAGCCACGTGAGTGTGGTCCACCTGGTTCACCGCCTCCAGGGCCAGAAAGCCCGCTCGTTCGTCCCGGTCCTCACAGGCCACCCAAATGGGGGTTTTTCCTTCGGCGCCCCGGCCGCGCTTTCCCGAACATTGGCCCCCATCATCGAGTTCCCACCATTCGCCCAACCGATAAAGGCTATCGTGATGTCCCATGGCGATGCGCAGTTTGCGCAGCATCCGGTGGGCCGTGGGCCAGGAGATAGCCAGCAGCTTGGACAAACGCAAGGCCGAAATCCTCCCTTTGTCCGAACTTACCCAGTCAATCGCCCAAAACCATTTCCTCAAGGGAATCTTCGTGGAATGAAAAATTGTTCCGGCGGTCACCGACACCTGGTGGCGGCAGCTCGCACATGGATACAACGGGCGGGTCGTTATCAGGTGTGCCTTATCATGGCCGCATTGCGGGCAAATAAACCCGTTTGGCCATCGTCGTTCGGCCAGAAATTGTGCGCACGCTTCATCGTTGGGAAAACGGGTTTGCCGCTCAAAAAAACTCATGGCCTCAGCCTTCATCACTGTCTCCGCTTTTTGCCATTGTCTCAACTCATTAGACAGAGAGGGCTGAGAATTGTTTAGAAGCATTTAAGGTAATGATGTCCTTATTAGCTAAAAAAATGTACAGATTCGAGCTAAAATTACTCCAATGTAGAGATTATTACAATACTATCGCATCTCGGAGGAGAATAAAAATTGAACCGTCTGAAGAAATTTTTAAAGGGGCGGCCTTTGCGCTGGGTTTTTTGGCATCCTCACCAGGGTCTTTGGAATTGGGATTTAGTTCGAATAGTCAGCAAGGTTCTACCGATAGATCTTATACGCAAATTTATTATTGGATCGATAATCTTTCTTGATACAAGTGTTCTCTGGATAAGAGCATTTGCAAGAAGAATAAGAAAATTAGGTCTTGCAAGCTTATTTATAAAAGAAAAATTGCCGACGAATATTCCTATTTTGTATCTAGATGTGGGTACGCATAAAGAAGCAAAAGAATTATCTTTAATGGTGAACAAAATATTGCCACGTTTCTCCAATAACTTCCAAGCATATGGTTTTGAGGCTAGTAAGGAGTTATTTAACTTTGCTAAAGAGAAGTTTAAAAACAAAAAAAATATTACTTTGATTCAGGCTGCTCTGTGCCAAACGCCACCAAAAGATGGCAAAATATGCCTTTATAAGGATTCTAGGGAAGGATTTGCCAATTCCCTATTTAGGGAACAATATAGCGAACATGAATACGTAAAAGCGTTACGGCTTTCAGATTGGTTAAAAGAAGAAGACATTAAACTATCAAGGAAAATTTCTCTTTTGAGGATGAACATAGAAGGAGCAGAATACGATGTGGTGTTAGACCTCGTAAATAATGGAGTTGCAAAGCATATAGATGGATACTATGGAATGTGGGACGATGTATCAAAAAATAGCGTAGAGCTAGACAAGAAATTTAGAACATTTCTGCGAAACAATGGCGTCTTCCCATTCACATTTAATGGAAGAGACTTTGTATCCTGTCTTCGGCTAAAGTGCATAGAATACGATATTAGCACCACGATCCGAGACGGTTTTAGAAGACTATTACTAAACGGATCTCATCTCAACTTTGAGAATGATTGAGGACAAACCAGAGGGCAGTTAGGCTGTCATCTCTTTTATCAGGAGAAGATGACGATGATTCATTCACCCGCCGAGTTTACCTTGCTAGTTAAATCCGGATAGGGGGACGCCTCATGGCGCCGCCCATCCGATATCACCGGGCATACGGGTCCGTACACGGCGGTTCGATAAAATTAAATATTCACGCGCGGATCCAAGCGCGGAAGGCTCAGCGCATCGAAATATCCAATCATGTGCTTTACAGCGCGCGGCACTAGCGGCTGTCCGATCAGACCCCAGGTCCGCCTGGAGCGGGTTTGGGGCTTGACCCCGGCTTCATCCTCAAAGCCGATCTCGGCCCCCAGCTTTCCCGCCAAGCGCTGGATCTGGGGGAATTTGATCTGGAGATAAAGAGGCGAGCTCGTCCTCACCGCGCCCGATCTCCTAGTACTGGGGTTTCTGATAGCTTAGCCCGAGTTTTCTCAGAGGCTGAGGTCACCCCGTGCACCATGGTTCCAAACTGGCGCTGCAGCAACTCGGCCAGGATATCGCGGTTCCACAGTAAGGTGTCATCGCCATGATGCATCGGAGTAGAACTTAAGACCGTCTCTTTGAGCCAAGCGTCGATCTGCTCGGTGATCACCGCTTCGGCCCCCGGCGCAGGGCGGCTGTCCACGGCCTCATCACCATCTCGGTCATAGCGCTCGAGCTATTCATAGACACTGTTTCGGCTGAACCCAAAGATCTCGGCCACCACTTCCGGGCTGTGTCCCTTTTCTCGAATAGCATGCACCGCACGACGGCGAAGATGCTCCATCACCTCATCAGGAAGCTTGCCGTCTGTCTTTCAGTCCTTCATCTTTACATGGCCCGTCTCCAGGTTTAGGTGTCTTGGGGTATCACATTGGGGGATTATTCATAAAAATTAGACAATTTTTGTCGGCTTATTAAATAATTAATTGATATGTCCAGTAACAACAAAGCACAGATACTCACCACAAGGCACCAGGATCTCAGAACAGGGCTTGTAAGTTTCTCAAAGACCCCATGTTCCTGGCGGTCACCTTCTTTCTCAAAAAGATCGAGCGCCGGAACACCGTATCCGCACCACCCTCGCCGCTCATCAGGCCAGTGTGCCCGATCAAAAGGGCAAACCCACCGCCCGGTGGGTCTTTGAACTCTTTTTGGATGTGCATCTGCTCTTGATCACCCGAGAGAGCACCCAAGTCTTGATCGTCAATCTCAAAGAAGAACTCAGAACACTGCTGGCCTTGCTGGGTTCATCTTATCAGGAGACTTATCCGTGAAAACCGTGAAAATCTTACAGAGGGGGTAGGAAAGCCGGATAACGGGCTAGAAAGGCTGCATTTCCGCCCGTAAGTCTCCCAAGAATCGAGTCCATATTCTTAGATATCAAGGAAACGATCAAAAAGTCTTGCTAAAATTATCAGGTATGGGTAACGTTTGTCCGGCGATAGGTGGGAAAGTGGCGTTGAAATTCCTATTCATTCCTCTTCTCTCTTTTTGGAGGTATGCCTTAGCTGCTCCATTTCAGGGTCGGGGGAGAGGCAAGACAAGTGTCCGCACTGGGCCGAACGTCGGAAACGGGGGAGTTAGACAGGTCTCTTTAGTTTGAAGTAGAAACCCACGTTCTAAGGATGTGGTCAGTGGTCATGAGTGGCAGGCTCTGCCTATCACGAAAAAAAAGGCTCATATTAAAACCGAGGTTGAGTTGTCCCCACAACATCAATCTTGAAGAAGGAAGTAACATGAGCCGTTTTGAAAGGCAATTCCGCGTGCTAAGAATGCGGATGTTTACTGGTTGCAGAACTCGGCAACAGCAAAAAAAGGGAATGGGAAGCTTCGAAGCGATGATCGGGGATGCGCAACGATGGTGGGAGAATGAACTCCGAAGCCGTTTTGGGCGATTCTTTGATGTGCGTGTTTGTGAGACGGCGATTGGGAGGTTCCAGTTGTTGGAAGGCGTGAGGAACGGGGTTTTGCAGTAATGTTGCGGGACGATGAGTTCCTGGATTTTGTGTATGTTGGAGCCCCCAGGGCAGGGTCGACGTGGCTTGCAGCTGCGCTGAACGAACATCCCGACATCTGGATCCCAAATCACAAGGAGATCCACTTTTTCAATGACAGACTCGTCTACCCGTTCGAGTACAAGTACCCGCGTGGGGTCGCGCATCTCAGAAGTTACTTTGAACGAGCACCCGAGAACGCAATACTGGGTGAACTCTCCCCCTTCTACTATTACGATCCCAACGCGGCCTATAGGATCTACAAGCACTTTCCGAACGCTCGAATTATCGCATTTGTGCGAAACCCGGTGGACATGATCTATTCGCTCTACCTGCTGTTGCGAGAGAGGGAAAGGCGGGAAGCGACGTTTGAGCGTGAGCTGGCGAAGAATCCGTACCTGCTGGACCTGGGTTTCTTCCATCGACTACTGACGCCATATTTTGACTGGTTCCCGCAAGATAGAATCTTCGTCGCAGTGTTCGAGGACTTTTTCAAAGATGAGAGTGAGGGGGCCAAGCGGTTGTTTCGGTTCCTCGGAGTGAGAGCAGATTTCGAGCCGAAGGTAGTAGGGCTTCGTGTTAACGCGGCGACCGAGAAGCCGCCCGGCCTCAAATCTCACATCAGGGGGCGCGCCCTACGGTTATTGAACACGGCGTCATTCACCATAGTGAAGCGAGCCCTCCACACTGTGCGAGACAACCGTCTACAAGGTCACGTTCGAAAGGCGAGTGAGAAAATTAAGGAGGGATCGTTGGCCCGGCGCGGAATAGCGACAGAAACGCGCAAGGAACTCCTTGCGCGTTTTGAGCCGGATATCGCCAGACTAGAATCGCTTCTGGGCTGTAGTTTGGCTGCGTGGAGAGAGCCGTAATCACGGTGACAGGCGATTTCTGCTGTCGACTATATAACGTCGTGCAGGCGCCACCCAAATTCTCCCGCTCTCCACCTGTAGCTGCGGGAGGGACTACCCGTTTCAGGAGATCCAGCTAGCTCACATTTTGCCGAAGGACGTGAGACAGACGAATCTACTCCGTTACCGAGTTCGCACTCGTTCCGTTCCATGGGCCGAGGCTTACGGGTGTTGAGACGGTGAAGGAGCCATCCACCGTGTTCCAGGAGTCATTCTGGTTGATGCCGCTGAAGACGAGTGTGAAATCCCTCCCGCCGTTTCGGAACCAGCGGGGTCCGAGCGTCCAGTAGAATGTCGATGCCTCGACCTGTCCCCATCCGGATTCCCTGAGTACCTCCGTCCATGGTCCCCAGGGCTCGGGTGCCTCGTGGATCTGGATGTTACCCGCTCTGCTCGCGGTGTGTTCGGTGATCAGCACGTATCGACCGAGACCGGGAACATGAGTAACGCTACCGGTGGTCCAGCTCACCCCGGCTGCATCTTCAAAAACCGGAACACGGTCGGCGAAAGCTCCCCAAGAGGGCGACTGTGGCGTACCGGTGAAGAACTCGTAGGCTTCCTGGTTTTCGATGTCGCTCACCGGGACGCGCATGAGATAGATCGCGCCGGGATCTTGTATCCGCATCGGCGGGCCTGAGCTGTCCTTAATGTCGGCAGCATAACTATAGACGAAAGTGTCGCGAGCGCCTGCGTAGTCTTGCCCGAAGTTAAGGAAAACACCATGTGCGAGGTTGAAGGTGGCTCCGTCCCAGACAACAGGAGACTCGGCGGGGTCGGTCCAGCTACAGCCCTTGTCGGTGCTCTTGATGAGTGCGAATTCCTGGAAGCCCTCAGCGTTCGAGCCGGGTGAGCGCCAGGCGTACAACACGCCCTCTATGCTCAATATCCCGTAGGCCTTACCATCGAATGTCGCGGGGCACTCGGGATCGTTACCACCCCACCGGTTGAATCCCTGATAGCTGCGGTGATCGGCCTCGACCCGGGCGAAGCCGAAACTGACCCGGCCGTCGGTATTCGTGCCTCCGAAGCCGCCTCCATCCCCCCACGATGTGTATTGGTGGTCGTCATCGGACCACGTCATTGGCCAGTTGTCCGAACCGGGCGCGAGTCTCGTGTGGGTACCCCATTCGAAGCTGACACCGATGATCATGGCGTCCGACCCGTCGCCCGTGCTGGTGCATGAGATATCGAAGTTGGTCGAAGCCGTGCCGTCCGCCGGTACGTTGACAGTGCGGGGATTCGAGCCGCTGACCATGCAGTTGCTCGCGATCCCGGTGAGCGCGACGGTGTGGTCGCCCTCCAACAGGCCGCTGAACGTGATTGTAGCATTGACACCGATCGACCGGCTCTGCTGGCCGTCGACCGTCACTGTGTAGCTGCTCAACCCAATGCTGTGCCCCGTCTTGGAGGCCGTAACCTGGAGGATCCCGGAGCTTCCCTCGGTGATCTGCTCGCACGAAGGGCAGGATCCAACGGCTAGTACAACCACCAGGGATTGTATGACAAGGCGGGTTGACATAAATGTGCGGGTCTCCAGCTGTTTGAGTTTTTGGCTTTCGCCGATTCTTCCGATCCTCCCCCTTCTCACGTACCGCCGCACACATCTCCAACCGGCCCAACAGCCCCACATCTTCTAATCAATCCGAGACCTCTCAATCAATTCGTCATACTCTTCGGTGAGCGGATGCCCGATTGATCCTCAATTATAGCGGTTCTCACTTAAGTTAGGGACAGAGTCCGCAATGTTTAAAATAGGCTTGACAGTATTGGGGGGAAATCAGCGTGAGCGCTTCGCTGAGGGCGTGATAAAGTGGCCCTTTTGTCCGGGTGGCTTTTTTCTTTAGGAAATGTTTTAGCTTAGACCAGGCATACTCAATAGAATTGAGTTCAGGGTGATAAGGGGGTAAAAAGACCCCCCTGGCGCCGGTCTGCTCGATTCGCTCAATCACCTCTTCCTATCGGTGAGCGGCGGCATTATCTAAAATCACCACTTTTCCTGCCCGCAGATGGGGCAGCAGAAACTGTTCGACATAATAAAGGAAAACGGGACCATTGAGCGTGCCTTCAAAACACATCGCAGGCAGTACTCCGTCCCTGTGTCAACACCGATTGAAAATTGACCCACTTTGAGTGGAATCCACCGATTGAAATTTGACCCACCTGCTTTATTAATCGTCTCTGGTTTTGGAGGCCGGAGACACACCGGCCTGACGTTTCTCCCTCAGTCGATAACTTTCCCCCTGAATCGGCACCACATGGGAGTGATGTAACAGGCGGTCGAGAAGTGCGGCGGTCAACACAGTGTCTCCTGCGAAGGCTTGATCCCACTGTCCGAAGGACAGGTTAGAGGTGAGGATGATCGAGCCTTTCTCATAGCGTTTGGCCACCACCTGGAAGAAGTGATTGGCTTGCTCACGGGAGAGGGGCAGGTAGCCGATCTCATCGATGATCAGTAGCCGGTGGTGACTGACGCTGCGGCGCATCACCTCCTGATAGCGCCCCTGGCGCTGGGCGGTCTCCAGTTGCAGGACCAAGTCCGCGGCACTGAGAAAGCGCGTTTTGATGCCCGCCTGAGTGGCGAGATAACCGAGGGCAATGGCCAGGTGGGTCTTGCCTACACCACTGGGACCGAGCAGGAGAACGTTCTCGGCCCGTTCAATGAAGGCGAGTGACGCCAGCTCCAGGAGCTGCGCCCGGGGTGCTCCGGTGGCGAACTCAAAATCGTAGTCCTGGAGCGTCTTGAGCACGGGAAAACCGGCCGTGCGGGTCATCATATACTGGGTGCGGGCCTGGCGGGCCGCCAGTTCCGCCTTGAGTAGCGCCTCCAGAAAATCCCCGTAGCCCCACTTCTCCCGGGCGGCCTGCTGCGCCAGGGGGCTATACTGCGCGGCCACGGTCGTCAAGGCCAATGGGGCACAGGCTGCCTCAATACGCTCTTGTTGCAGATTCATACCGAGACCTCCTGCACCAGCGCTTCATAGACACTCAGCGGATGCTGTAAGATAACTGCTTCAGCCAGCAGTGGCCGGGAAAGGGTGGATGTGGTCCCCAGCACCTGTCCTAGGTAGGGCCGAGGTAAAGGCTGAAGGTGTTCACGCTCCTCGATGAGCACCTCGACCGGTCTCCGCCCGGTGGTGGCATGGACCCGGCGGTTGGCCACTTCCCCCAGCCAGCGGTGCACCTCCAGATTGGCGGTGGCCTTGTCCAGGACCAATCTGGCTTGTTTCAGGCGGCTAGCCAGCGGGTTATAGAAACTGTGGCGCAGATAATGGTTAAATCGTTCCACTTTGCCCTTGGTCTTGGCCCGATAGGGCCGACATAGCTTGGGGACAAACCCATAATGATGGGCAAAATCCCACAGCCCGGCCTGAAAACGGTGCTGACCTTCGGCATAGTAGTCCCGTTGCAAGACGACCGTTTTCATGTTGTCGTAGAGCACCCGCAGCGGGACTCCCCCAAAGGCTTCGAAAGCCTGCTCATGACAGCTCAGCAAGGTCTCCAATCGTTCATCGGTGACAAATTCAACATAGCTCGCCCGACTGTAGCCCAATGTGGCCACAAAGGCCGAGAGCCGATCTCGACCCCGGCGAAATACGATCCAATCGACCTGCATCTGCTCCCCTGGCGCAGTTTCAAAGCGAACTACCGGCTCGGGTGCCGTCCGCGCTTTAAGTGTCCTCAGCCAATCCCGCAAAATCGAGATCTCCCCTCGATAGCCTCGCTCAGTAATCTCCCGGTACAACACCGTGGCCGGCAGCCAGGCCGGCTTAGCTGCCTCAACCCGAGCCCGTAAGTAATCCTTGTACGGATCCAGCTTGCTGGCCCTGACCCTACGCCGGTAGCGCGGGGGCTCCTCCCCGCGTAAGGCCTTACGCACCGTGTTGCGGGAAACCCCCAACCGCCGCGCAATCGCCCGTATACCCAACCCCTGTCGATGCAAAATCCTGATCTCCATCCATCCCTCCAATTTCAACATCGGACCCTCTCAAAAGGGCCTATTTTAGAAAAGGGGGGCCAATTTTTATTCGGTGACGTGGGTCAGTTTTACATCGTTGCTGACACCTGGACAGGGCCCCAAGGGTGGCCTTGGGTTGTCGGTTTTTCCCCGTAGGCTCTCTGCCCTTGAGGGGCTCGTCCTCCCCGCTGACCTTGACGCCGAGCGGCCTCAAGCCCCACCTGGACCCGTTCCCGAATCAGGGCCCGTTCATATTGGGCCAGGGCGCCGAAAAGATTGAAGATCCATT harbors:
- the istB gene encoding IS21-like element helper ATPase IstB — its product is MNLQQERIEAACAPLALTTVAAQYSPLAQQAAREKWGYGDFLEALLKAELAARQARTQYMMTRTAGFPVLKTLQDYDFEFATGAPRAQLLELASLAFIERAENVLLLGPSGVGKTHLAIALGYLATQAGIKTRFLSAADLVLQLETAQRQGRYQEVMRRSVSHHRLLIIDEIGYLPLSREQANHFFQVVAKRYEKGSIILTSNLSFGQWDQAFAGDTVLTAALLDRLLHHSHVVPIQGESYRLREKRQAGVSPASKTRDD
- a CDS encoding FkbM family methyltransferase: MNRLKKFLKGRPLRWVFWHPHQGLWNWDLVRIVSKVLPIDLIRKFIIGSIIFLDTSVLWIRAFARRIRKLGLASLFIKEKLPTNIPILYLDVGTHKEAKELSLMVNKILPRFSNNFQAYGFEASKELFNFAKEKFKNKKNITLIQAALCQTPPKDGKICLYKDSREGFANSLFREQYSEHEYVKALRLSDWLKEEDIKLSRKISLLRMNIEGAEYDVVLDLVNNGVAKHIDGYYGMWDDVSKNSVELDKKFRTFLRNNGVFPFTFNGRDFVSCLRLKCIEYDISTTIRDGFRRLLLNGSHLNFEND
- a CDS encoding transposase translates to MIERIEQTGARGVFLPPYHPELNSIEYAWSKLKHFLKKKATRTKGPLYHALSEALTLISPQYCQAYFKHCGLCP
- a CDS encoding recombinase family protein; protein product: MDTNPPHRKWIFNLFGALAQYERALIRERVQVGLEAARRQGQRGGRAPQGQRAYGEKPTTQGHPWGPVQVSATM
- a CDS encoding polysaccharide lyase; its protein translation is MKRLRFKSFLFKIFFFSVVLFVSSASAATIEYSNNFESGFGDIVFHYKCRDEQYKRVTNISREGSYSLRTFQRGDEGCIKDGDKMHRRRTQVTLGDDPRFRYLRDTTYWIGFSVYVPHDYPIHRKDGIFVYGSIYGSQPGEPAIYLRNGKWQIDNRWYDGISIKRKRIFEGKVNVGQWTDFVLELRRSPTKGNGVLRGWINGKLVGETAGVIVGTDYSTPPAAKLGIYFGGDQNDDYTLYFDAVKIAKGADGYALVAPGSSSRRLEPPANLAVINTIP
- the istA gene encoding IS21 family transposase encodes the protein MLKLEGWMEIRILHRQGLGIRAIARRLGVSRNTVRKALRGEEPPRYRRRVRASKLDPYKDYLRARVEAAKPAWLPATVLYREITERGYRGEISILRDWLRTLKARTAPEPVVRFETAPGEQMQVDWIVFRRGRDRLSAFVATLGYSRASYVEFVTDERLETLLSCHEQAFEAFGGVPLRVLYDNMKTVVLQRDYYAEGQHRFQAGLWDFAHHYGFVPKLCRPYRAKTKGKVERFNHYLRHSFYNPLASRLKQARLVLDKATANLEVHRWLGEVANRRVHATTGRRPVEVLIEEREHLQPLPRPYLGQVLGTTSTLSRPLLAEAVILQHPLSVYEALVQEVSV
- a CDS encoding sulfotransferase family protein; this translates as MLRDDEFLDFVYVGAPRAGSTWLAAALNEHPDIWIPNHKEIHFFNDRLVYPFEYKYPRGVAHLRSYFERAPENAILGELSPFYYYDPNAAYRIYKHFPNARIIAFVRNPVDMIYSLYLLLRERERREATFERELAKNPYLLDLGFFHRLLTPYFDWFPQDRIFVAVFEDFFKDESEGAKRLFRFLGVRADFEPKVVGLRVNAATEKPPGLKSHIRGRALRLLNTASFTIVKRALHTVRDNRLQGHVRKASEKIKEGSLARRGIATETRKELLARFEPDIARLESLLGCSLAAWREP
- a CDS encoding DUF4185 domain-containing protein; its protein translation is MRRYVRRGRIGRIGESQKLKQLETRTFMSTRLVIQSLVVVLAVGSCPSCEQITEGSSGILQVTASKTGHSIGLSSYTVTVDGQQSRSIGVNATITFSGLLEGDHTVALTGIASNCMVSGSNPRTVNVPADGTASTNFDISCTSTGDGSDAMIIGVSFEWGTHTRLAPGSDNWPMTWSDDDHQYTSWGDGGGFGGTNTDGRVSFGFARVEADHRSYQGFNRWGGNDPECPATFDGKAYGILSIEGVLYAWRSPGSNAEGFQEFALIKSTDKGCSWTDPAESPVVWDGATFNLAHGVFLNFGQDYAGARDTFVYSYAADIKDSSGPPMRIQDPGAIYLMRVPVSDIENQEAYEFFTGTPQSPSWGAFADRVPVFEDAAGVSWTTGSVTHVPGLGRYVLITEHTASRAGNIQIHEAPEPWGPWTEVLRESGWGQVEASTFYWTLGPRWFRNGGRDFTLVFSGINQNDSWNTVDGSFTVSTPVSLGPWNGTSANSVTE